Sequence from the Aromatoleum petrolei genome:
GCGGGGCGTCGGCCGCAGTGCCGGCGTACTCGACGTAGTCGATGATCCAGCCGGCGTCGGAGATGCGTGTCGGGCGGCCGGCTTCGTCGAGGCTCAGCACGCGCGCGCCGGGTCGGGTCGAGGCCTGCACCCAGTGCTGGAGCCCGTCGATCGGGGCGGGAACGCCGAGGAGGCGCGGCAGGATGGTGTCGGCGTCTGCGGCCTGCTCGGAACTGCCGTCGGCGGTGAGCAGCATCGCGCCGCGCGGGGTGCGCACGAGCTGGCCGACAATCTGCCCGAGCGGGCTATACACGGTCCACTCGTCGGCGACCGGCGTGTGGGACCAGGTGATGGATCCGTTCGCGGCGCGTTCGCCGTCGCTGGCGGCGAGACGCCCTTCGAGTTCGAACGCCGTGGCCACGGGACGCGGGACGGCGGTGAGGTTGCGTGTCGCCTGGCTCGCGCAGCCGGCCAGTAGCGCGGCGGCGAGCGCCGCGGCGAACGCCCGCACGGCGGTCCGGGGGGCAGGGCGCTTCATTGGCCGCGCAGGCGCTTGACGGT
This genomic interval carries:
- a CDS encoding outer membrane lipoprotein LolB → MKRPAPRTAVRAFAAALAAALLAGCASQATRNLTAVPRPVATAFELEGRLAASDGERAANGSITWSHTPVADEWTVYSPLGQIVGQLVRTPRGAMLLTADGSSEQAADADTILPRLLGVPAPIDGLQHWVQASTRPGARVLSLDEAGRPTRISDAGWIIDYVEYAGTAADAPPRRIDAAWGEARIRLLIDQWTPRR